The sequence GTCCGGTTTCCCCCCCTCTAGCTTCGTTCCCCTGCGACGAGCTTCGACACACGACACGGTTAAGTGTAGTAAAACCGATCATCCGCTGTTGTGTGTAGTTTTAAAGTCGTTGTGTTTTGATGGGGAGACATCAAAGctcacagcagctccagcaaggaacaacaacaacaaacccgCCCCCCTCGGATCCATCcgcgcgctctctctctctccctctctctctctctctctactctccCTACGCACCTTCTTGAAATTTGGGTTTCGGCTCCTGTTTTGGCGCCATTCACAGACTCAGCGGGCCGCTCGTCTGACGGGTCAAACCGGTGCATCTCCAGAGTCCATGTCTTCCAGCCGCGATCACTCCCGACATCGGAGCCCAGAGCGAAGGAGAAGCCGAGACTGGCCTGCCCACCGCCGGGTCACCTGACTACCCAGCCCCGGGAGCGGCGCTGCGTTCTAGAGCCCCCCAAAAAACccggaaaaacaaacacttcttTTGTTCCCGCTGCGTTTTGAACTTCACGCATACTCGGTCGTTGTGTCATTGTTGTTTCACTTTCATATTCATCTGCCCTGCTGTATTTTAGACCGGGTTGTGTTTGATCAGATTGGTGCTGTTGTTTATTGACAATAACTCAAAtgtttcacttgtttgtttttataatctgTCTTAATGGTGGCATCATTTCTGAAGTGTTAAGTTCTTATTCCTTAAAAGGTTTGTTTCACGATTAAGTTAAAATTGTTTACGCGTATAGCGAAGAATTCAGGATGAGAGCTTTGTCGTAATATTTCAGTTAAAGACTCACAACGATGGAACACATAATTTAGAACAACAATCAGAGCGTACAGGCAAAGGTGCTAAACTACAACAAAAGAATGATAATACTGGATCACACACTGAATGACTCTAATCTCAATGTGTCTTCACCTTAAATTCCAAGGATTTGCATTATGGGGACATgttttttgtccccataagaaGGACAAGTCCAcataatgtgacatttcaaactaggtccccacaacatgagggatacctgcacacacacacacacacacatattttagtGTCATGTATAAAAACACTCGGGTCCGTATGGATGAACCCGTTTCTGTTCTGGGTgtgaagcagaggagatgatATAAGTATTGTCAGTGAGTCATATTGCAGGTCGTCACTCTGATGTCAACAGGATTAATTTATGTCTCTGTACACGTCGTCCCTGGGCTTGTCGGTAATTGACCCGTTTAAAAGCCTGCAGTGttcattcaatttaattcagTCTCATTTATACGGCTGCAATCCACATCATACTCAAGGACCTTCACGAAATGCAATTGAGACCTACATCAATAATGTTTTGAAGAGAAACTGATTCATTCATCTCCTTTTAACCAGACGCTGGCTGGGAGAGAGGGGACGATTTCACCAGTTTCCTAGGGAATAATAGGCATATTTAAGGaattgatatctatgagtgtgtgcagtttaaTAAATGTAAGGCAACGTTTGGACCTTGGCAGCAATTTTCGTTTGACTGAGTGGCATTCCAGGCTTGTTTAGGGTTTTGGGACCTTTAAGGCAGTGTGCAGACATATTTGatctcctcctgtgtttctcAGGAACAATATTGTGTCTAAAAAGTTTGTCCTTTGTGGATttgatgaatatttgttttatatctaCGATTGTTGGGTCCAATTTTAAGGTACTGCTGCTTTAATTGAGTATTCCGAGGCATAAAGAGGTAtcattctaaataaaaaaaagtaaggcaatttttttaaatatcacaaaaatgGTGGCAAACTTTtaccaaacttttttttttccttcattgtAATCCCATTTTGAAATCTCACCCAAACCCTAGACAAGAAACCATAACTACCAAACTGCATTAAAAAATATCATCTCTATGTAAAATATTCATCAATAATTGCTgttcacacacatatgcatcaGTATTAGGAATCTATAAATGTatgtaatgtattttttcaGTGCATTTTGCTGATGATACTTTCATATTATTGCTTTTACTAGTATTTTTTGATGAAGTTGTGTCTATTTCAAGGACTTAGAAACTGTTGTTAAACAGTGTCTTCTTATATCATATAAgatgaacagaaaatgtgtcttttcatttcataaattaattaatgaatgctAACAGGCTTTTTCTTTGCTCATGTTCCTCGTCTTGTTTTGTCCTGGTTCAGCTTTATTGAACTCATAATGGTGTGTAATAGCAAGACGGCGATAttggaagaaaaaaactctTGAGTTGCTCTGAGGTTTCGATCTCAGTCACCTGAAGGGTTTTGtcctccatttattttctcagGGACACGATGAAAGACACAGTTTCAGCGTCAAATTCGTGCGAGAGGAGGAGGCCTGATAATGGCTTTAAGAGCCGTGTTGCCAACAGAATGTTAAGATTGTGATAAATCTTCCCAGAGTAAGGAGCTGACATCGACAGAAAGGATCGGTGCCGCTGAGGTAAAACATATATTCTtagttatatataatatttctaaTAATCCTCTGTGAAATACGACACAACTGTAGATCTTCTCCAGCCCTTTAATTGGACTTTTATTACTTTAACATGTCAATTTGTTCACTACTTTATATGGAATCCACACACAACCACGCAAACATGGATTGGGAACAGCCTACAGCTTTATCCCTCCAACCACAATTTACATATTCCAAATCCTAATTTCACCTAAACCTAAtctgaatcttaatcttattcaAATTTATTGATTTACTTGATGGAACCCAGGAAAGATAAGTCCCTATAATgtgaccccacacacacacacacacacacagcgacacacacagagacacacaagtggAGTGTTTCTTAAACCATGTCACTTAAAACTTAAGACTctttaataatgtttattattctaTCTCACTTTCTAATGAAAGTAGAAGGCAGACAGGCACGACCGATTAACAATGAGCTTAAACAACAACATCTTAAAAACCGACTGGAcaggttaataaataaatatgtacagCACATACAAATGAAAATCCAGCCAGCAcaactgaacaacaacaaaaccctTTGCTGGCTCCTTCAAGAACtaatatgaataataacagATTCAAATCGTGTTCTGTTATATTCAACGTTTCACATTAAGGTCATTGCAATTCAACCCACAACAGAAGCCAGGGTCCTGTCAGAAATTGCTTAGTTTTTGATGTGAATGTATGTGAACGAGCCCCTGCTGTGCGTGCACGTGTACAGCTGCAGATCCTCTGACCCACTCTCAGGCCTTTTGTGCTCATGCGGTGCTCGTGCGTACACAGCCACTCTTCAAAGCCGATAAGAGTGATTGTGGAGACTTCTTGGATtcgagaaaaaaaatccattataGTCTGATTCATCTTCCATTTGCGTGTTTGAGCTCGAGTCAGCGGGTCGTTCCTGAGCATTAACAGTGGAGGAGGCCATCTCCTATGTTCTGTTGTTCACTGAGACcacctgctgttcacatctcatctccaccttcaccttcatcttcatctttcatGAGCCGGTGGGACCCGCTTGAGTATTTCAGCACATTATagtacagacacacattctTGGCACATGTACAAcctattttatacattttgttctTTTGGTTCTTTGCCTCAgcaggtgaacaggtgatgttTGTATTAATCTGTTATAACACACGTATCTTACATTGGTTACATTATTGAATGTGGAAGGAGAAAGCGCCCACCCACTCATCACTTGCTGAATTACAACACCAGCGGTATGGCTAATTGTCATGCGTAATTACGCACGCAGTCACTGAGACCGTGGACTCGACATACAGCACACCTAATAGTTATTTAACAAGCAACTTCACGGGAGTCATGCGTGTAATATTTATACGCAAAAGTAACTCTTAGACGAAAGCAGGTTTCTTTATAGAAATTGGCGACATTACGCACAGCATTAAAGACAAGAAGCTGACGAAGGGAACTTTCTCCATGAGCAGAATTTCTCGACAGGAGGCTGCTTGTCCTGTCTGTGCTTTCTGACCCGTCTCTCATCTCACTCCATGTCTTTCTGTCGTGCGCAACCGGTGCGCTATGGTTAGGTTCCCAAACCTTTACGCGCTCTGTCAAATCCTCCACCACGCTCCCAGAACCCACTATCCTCTGTGTATGAGATGTCTGAGTTTGTTCCTGAACTCCTTCCTCATGAGGCAGTAAATGATGGGGTTCAGGCAGCTGTTGGTGTGCGCCAGACAGACGGTCAGTGGGAACACATACGTGTGGACTATGTAATAGGCGCTGTCCCAGTTTGCAACGTTCAGCTTGACCAGCACACTCCACAGGGTGATGGCGTGGTTGGGCATCCAGCACAGGAAGAAGGACAACACGACGATGGTGATGGATCGTGTGACCTGGGATCTGCGTTTGGGGTTGCTGGTTTTCATGCTTCGATTGCGGATGAAGCGCAGCAGCATGATGTAGCTGATGGACACGATGGACATTGGCAACACAAAACCCACAAGTATTTTCTGTATGTGATAAACGGCCAACCAGTACTGTCCACCCGGGAACCGCAGCAAACACAGCTTCTCTCCGGTCACGTTGCTGACAGTGGAGAAGATCGAAGTTGGCGTAGTGGCCAGAGTCGCCAGAGTCCAAATTAACGCGCACACCCATTTGGCTGAACAGGACCTGTGCGGGGTTCTGTTCTTCAGGGCAGAGGCCACCGACCAGTAGCGGGTCACGCTCATGGCGGTGAGACAGAACACGCTCGCGTACATGTTCATCACGGTGATGGAGAGGATGATTTTGCACATGGCGTCTCCAAACGGCCAGCTGAAGTCCATCACAGTGTCCACGGCCCAGAAGGGCAGCGTGAGGACAAACTGCAGGTCCGTCACCGCCAAATTGAGCACGAAGAAGTTCACGCTGGACATCTTCCTCTCCCGTTTCAccctgatgaagaagaggacCAGCAGGTTCCCCACAAGCCCCGCAGCGCAGACCACGGAGTACACCATGCAGATGAGGAATCTCAGCACCGGGCTCCCGTCCGCGGACACGTCGATGTCCTCCAGGTTGCTGAAACGGTCCAGCTCCGCCAGTGACCCGTTCAAGGAAACACTTTCGTTTCCCTCCACCATGATGTCAGCAGATGATGTTCACTCCTGTGTGTTAAGGTGAGACTGAAACATCTCTGTCCAAATGCAGCTGGATGTGCGGGTATATGGTGCCATCCTCGCTCCTCCGCCTGTCAGCATCCACCCCaccctcctgactcctctcatCCCCCAGCATCCCTGCTCTGACAGCATGAAAAGCCTGCTCCAAAACCCGCCCTCCATTCTCTAAGGGCCGGGGGAGGTGGTTGAGGTGTGAACTGGTGAACATCACATCTGAGGTCTCAATCCATCCTGTGCGTAACGGAGGTTCCTCGGGGGCGTGAGGCGTCCCATCACTTTGAATCCTAAAGTGAAATTCAAATTAAGAACTTAAGACGCTTCCTATTAAGTTTAGCTAGTGTCGTTTCCTTTAAAAAGCTGACCGGAGTTGACAAGTCGTGCGTAATTGGATTAGCACGGAGAAAGCCGAGGGAAGAGGAGACCAAAACGACTTTCTGCTGCCACCCAGTGCTCAGTCTCAGAACTGACATAAACCCACAACAACACGGAGAAATAACAGAATGCATTTTATTACATCTAAACTTTTCTACATAAACAGGTAACATTCAATAAGTAAACAATTTCTTCCAATGCAggtaataaatatttttttccacttggTATATTTGTACAAATTGACAAGGGTCTACTGTACACCGTCTTTTCTATCCCCCTCCTCCAAATGCCTTGTTTGTGATTCTCCTTGGATCGGAGCTGTGAAACAGAACCTGTGAATGTTTTTAAGGCAGTGAGTGCAGATGCCGACTTGAGTCCGACTTTGAGATTATTTCCCTTTTGGTGAGACTCTGTATACGCCAcagtcctttttttatttttctccataatCGTGCAGctttcatttttcaaaaaaatatataaattaatttattctcTCGCTCTGaattgacacacacaaaaaatagcGTACAAACGGACATCAAATACCCACGTTTGGATCTGAACTTTCAGGTGTCAGGTTTCCATACAGACATAATATACACATTGTTGAGCTTTTCCCTTTTATCTACGGAGACGTGATGACAACTGAAGATTTGAGCCGCCTGCCGAGCTCTTGAAAACACAGTTAAGAGCAACTACTGATAAAACTTTACCCCTGTTTCCTCAAACAGAGTTGAACACAGCCGACACAAGCTGCTGAGAAATATGCTTTGTGTATAAACAGCAGGTTCAGAGGGACTGAGCCTTTTGCTTTTCCATCACTGCAAGTTTTCTCACAAACATTAGTCAGAGaatgaaaggaggagaaaacccacccgcacaacaacaacaaagactgCTTCTCCCTTAAACTACCCTGCAGGAGCCACAGGGGGGAGCTGTGAATGCTCAGTGAAACACGTTGCATGGGGAGAGGACAGAGTGTTTAGAGCAcatcaacagaaacacattcagaACGGTCTCACACTCCATATGAGTGATCTACTGCATGTAGACTCTGAagaaagattaaataaattaaatcattaacTGTGCATCCAAACACTGGTGATTAATGTTCAACTGACTCGATGGAAACGAAAAGGATCGACATCCTCCTGACTAAAGCGAGTCATGGGGACATTAATAATAAAGGCACCATCACGCAGGTTCATGTGATTAGTTCACACTTGAGAGATCATCACTTAACTcgttcatttttaatttaactgGGATCAagtgatgaagctcagtcagggACAAACATGGACATGTTGCTGAGGGAAACACTCGTCTTTCTCTGGGTCACATTTACAAGCTAGCGAAGGATTGGTCTTAATTTTATCTGTAGAATTATCTCCAACAAGCAGCTTAAGCTCAAAATCCGCTATCACAAACTACAGAGCtgattttcttgaaacttggtgaaTGGGTATGGTTCGGGTTGAAAGACGATGACATTCTAGAGCTTGTGGTGACACCAATGTTGAGGTGCGGTAAACTAAACAGGATTTATACATCATGGTATTTATACaacatttcctgttgtgttgaaTTTGTCTGACCcgcacaatctcctgctgctttctttaTGTAAAAGTCTAGAAATATCCAGAGCCAATTTCCCAGAGTAAGTAGGATGAATGACTCATGTCATGTTCACAACTTCATGATAATCCAGCTGTTAACTCGAAGTTCTTTCAGCAACACGTTCATGTTTGTATCTGACAAACATTTTGATTTAGAAAATAGCCTCAAAAGCTCATTTGGTGGCATTAAAATCAATATATGAAGGGAGTTAATTAACGAACCATTAGGTTTTACctaatcacacaaacacatgctgacTCCTCCCTAATGGTGAGCGACAAATTTTATAATACAACCTTAATTAATTCACCCATTATACCATCATGAGTCATGCAGGTATTAATTAAGCATGTGTTTGGTGCCCTTATTATAAAATGTCAATACTCCGAGATGTTTCCAAGACAAATAACTGAACAAGACCTTGTTGCAAACTTGCTCCGCTggttaataataacaaaacacctcttaaataaaatcacattgcAACAGCCGACTCACACGCTCACCCACGGACATCAAACCcttatgtaaaaaatataatatatagaaataGGATGacgaaataaataaaacactggacA comes from Platichthys flesus chromosome 1, fPlaFle2.1, whole genome shotgun sequence and encodes:
- the rxfp3.3a1 gene encoding relaxin-3 receptor 1 — protein: MVEGNESVSLNGSLAELDRFSNLEDIDVSADGSPVLRFLICMVYSVVCAAGLVGNLLVLFFIRVKRERKMSSVNFFVLNLAVTDLQFVLTLPFWAVDTVMDFSWPFGDAMCKIILSITVMNMYASVFCLTAMSVTRYWSVASALKNRTPHRSCSAKWVCALIWTLATLATTPTSIFSTVSNVTGEKLCLLRFPGGQYWLAVYHIQKILVGFVLPMSIVSISYIMLLRFIRNRSMKTSNPKRRSQVTRSITIVVLSFFLCWMPNHAITLWSVLVKLNVANWDSAYYIVHTYVFPLTVCLAHTNSCLNPIIYCLMRKEFRNKLRHLIHRG